The DNA region TGAGCTTCCATCGCCGCGACCTTCGCCGGCTGGTGCTCAAGCGTGTTGAGTCCATGCTGATCGCCGATGAAAAGCTGCAGCGGCGCCAGCACGGCCACCATCCCGATGCCCATGCGCAGCATCGTCTTCGCTTCCACGGCGTAACGGTTCTTGAGCAGATAGCGCGCCCCCACCGCCGCCACGACCAGCGACGTCGTGAGGAAGGCCGCCGTGAACATATGCGCGAACCGATAGGGGAAGCTCGGATTGAAGATGATCTCGAGCCAGCTCACAGGATGCACGATTCCGTCACGGATCTCGTGGCCCGCAGGCGTGTGCATCCAACTGTTGGCCGACAGGATCCAGAACGCCGAGATCGAGGTGCCGATGGCGACGAGAACCGCCGACGCCACATGCAGATTGGGCGGCACGCGATTCCAGCCGAACAGCATGATGCCGAGGAAAGAGGCTTCGAGGAAGAACGCGGTCAGCACCTCGTAGCCGAGCAGTGGCCCAAGCACGTTGCCGACCACGCGCGAAAATCCGCTCCAGTTAGTGCCGAATTCGTAGGAAAGCACGATGCCCGACACCACGCCCATGGCAAAGGAGACGGCGAAGATCTTCGTCCAGAAGCGGGCCAGCCGGTGAAAATGATCTTCCCCTGTCATGCGCCAGCGAATGAGCAGCGTCGCAATGAAAGCGGCGAGCCCGATTGTGAAGCTCGGGAAGATAATGTGGAACGAGACCGTAAACGCGAATTGGATGCGCGCCAGAAACGTTGCGTCGAGATCCATGGAGCACCATTCTTGACGAAAAGTTATTGATGCAGCGCAACACGGAGCATCATCGATCCGAAGCGCATTGTGGCGTGCGTCGCCGCTGCCGTCGAGCCCTTCCGGACGATAAGCATTTATGCTGCGTTTCTGGCTTGAAAGTACAAAGCATGATATGACCCCCGCTTCGTGTTGTTCAGGAGCACGAAGGAGGAAAGAAAACCCATGGATACAAAAGTCGTCGTCGCAATTGCAGCTGCGATCGCTCTGGCGGTGATCGCTTATACGGCGTTCTCGCCGGCACCGGACACTACTACGACAACGCCCGAGGCGACATCGCCGGCTCCGTCGGTGGCCCCGTCGCCTGCGCCCGAGCCAACACCAGCACCGGAGCCCGCTCCGACCCCTGCGCCGGAAGAAACGCCGTCGCCAGAGACACCGCCGTCGCCCAGTCCCTGATCTTTTTCGAGGGAATGGATTGAGATTTGGGCTGTTCATCCCGGTTTACGATTCCGGGACGCGGGTAAGTATACCTGCGTCCCGGTCATGCTCATGACATAAATATTTCCGGCGATTAGGTTCGGTCGGATGCGTCCCATGAGAGAGATGCATCCATGAGAAGAACGCAGACCGCCCACCTACGACGCTAGCCCAGGACCCCTTCCCTCCATGTGGAGCTACCGCAAACGCATTGACCAAGACCTCACGCGCTGGCGCGAGGCCGGTTGGATCACGCCCGAGGGCGAAGCAGCAATCCGGCGCGACGTCGAGAAGGGCGGCGTGCACACCATCGGTCTCGCCAACGCTTTGGCGATCCTGTCCGCAGTACTGATCGGCTTCGCAATCATGAGCTTCGTCGCCGCCAACTGGCAGGACATGCCGCGCATCATGCGCCTCGGCATGCTGGTCGCGGCGCTGTGGGCAGCCTATGGCTTGGCGGGCTTCCTTGCGCGGCGCGGTATGCCGGGGTTCGCCAGCGCGGCGATCTTACTTGGCGTCGCGATCTTCGGCGGCTCCATAATGCTGGTCTCGCAGATGTACCACATGGACGGCAACCCGGCCGATGCGGTGCTGCTCTGGGCCGGCGGCGCGCTGCTCGCGGGTGTCGTCTTGCGCTCCAATCCATCGCTCGCCTTTGCCATGGTGCTGGTCGTCTATTGGGGCATCAGCGAGGCGATTCGCCTCGAGCGAGTGTTCTGGCCGTTCCTGATCCCCTGGGCGCTGATCTCGGCCGCATTCTATTGGCAGCGCTGGCGCCCCGGCGTGCATCTGTCCGGCATCGCGCTCACCGGCTTCATCATCAGCCTCGGCTATCGGTTGAATGACGGCCACGCCCACGGCCTTGTGGTGGCGGCAGGCCTCGTCGTCATGGCAGCCTCCGTCGCTGGCGAGCGTTTGAAGCCTGAGCTGCCCGCACTCTGGGCCGGCGTCTTGAACTACGGCTTGATCATCGCCTTCGCCGGCCTGCTGGCGCTGCAGTTCTTCGAGGAGCCGAAGCTCGACGTTTTCATCCTTCTCGCCGTGCTGGCGCTCGCGCTGCTCATCGCCACCATCTGGTGGGGCCTGAAGGCAGGCAACCGCGGCGCACTGTGGCTCGGCTACACGGGCTTCTCGATCGAGGTCATGGCGGTTTACACAAAGACCATCGGCACGCTCTTGAATAGCGCGCTTTTCTTCCTGGTCGCCGGCCTGATCGTGTCCGGCCTTGCCGCCGTCGCCTACAGGCTAAGCAGCCGTGTCGAGCCGCAGGGGGCCACGCCATGATCAAGCTGTCTCCCCTGTCCTGGATCGCAATTGCCATCGTCGCGCTGGTGCAGACCGTGGCGCTCGCCAGCATGGTCTACGGCCGCATCGCGCTGCTGCGCGACGGACGCGAGATCGTAGCCGAGGTCATCCCTGTCGATCCGCGCGACCTGTTCCGCGGCGACTACGTCATCCTGGGCTATGCCTTCAGCCGCACCAACGTGCCGGTGCCGGAGGGCGTCGTCCAAGGCGACACGATCTACGTCACGCTCAAGGAGACGGAGCCTGAAAAGTGGGAGGCGCAAAAAGCCGCCACCCACTACGAGGCGACCGCAAACCCATCCGAGGTCGTGCTGAAGGGCATCGTCGACTACATCTATCGGCCCACCGGCGACGCCCAGCCCACGGCCTCCGTGCGCTACGGCATCGAAAGCTACTTCGTGCCGGAAGGAACGGGCCGCGAGCTCGAGACGATGGTCCGTGACAAGAAGATCTCGGCTGTTCTCGCCGTGGGCGATACGGGCAACGTCGCCATCAAGGCCCTCGTCGTGGACGGAAAGCGCGTCGCCGTGGAACCGCTGCTCTGAGTGCCGATCACGCGCGCGCACTGGCGCCACGCGCTCCGCTCTGTTAAGCGGACGGGCTTTCACAAACAAAAGGAGCCCGCCGCGCCATGAGCATCACGCGTCACGAGGAAACGGAAATCTACTCCAAGGCCGCCGAGGCCAACGGCTTCGTGTTCACGGCCGGCATCGTGCCGTCGGATCTCTCCCGCGACGTCAAGGGCCAGACCGAGGAGGTGCTGCGTGAGATCGATCGGCTGCTCGCGCTCGCCGGCACCTCGAAGTCCAAGGTCGTGCAGGCGACCATCTGGCTCAACGACATCCGCCACCGCGAGCAGATGAACGAGGCCTACAAAGCCTGGACCGGCGGCAAGGACACGCCTGTGCGCGCCTGCGTCGAGGCCAAGCTCGTTGATCCGCGCATGCTGGTCGAGATCAGCGTTGTCGCCGTCAAATAGGCGGTGCGCGAGGGGGGGGGCGAATTTCCCGACTTCCTGACTCCAGTTAACCTTCCCTGTAACTCGTTTGCCGCGGCGGCTCATGATTCGCAGCGCTGCGGCGCGACGCCTATCGAGGCTTGTCTCTGAATCGGGCAGAATCCGCGCGCACGGCTGAATGCGAACGAGGCTAACATGTCGGCAATCGGAATTCTGAAAACGGCGGCTGCAGCTGCTCTGCTGGTCGCTAGCGTGGCACCTGTGTTGGCGGATGATACCGGCTTCGCCTATATGCACGACCTGCGCCGCGAAGGCGGCAGGACGTGCTTCACCGACCACTACCACTACGGCAGTGGCTCCGGGAAAACAAAGGCGGCTGCGCAGAAAGCGGCGATCGGCTCGTGGGCGAGCTTCACCGATTTCGAGTACGGTAGCGACTGGGCACGGTTCTCGCGTGCGGCAAGCAAGGGGATCAGTTGCTCGCAAGGCGGCGGCTCCATTGATTGCCAGATCCAGGCACGCCCCTGTAAATAGCTCGGCCGGATAGCCACCGTTCGGAAGCGTTTGAAGCGCAGCCACGGAGTGGGTTGCGTACGATCTTTGCTGGGCTCTTTGGGGGGCAACGTCAGGCATAACGAAGACGCGAGGCAGCGGTGTGTATAAGCCGCAGCACGCGTCTTCGCCTTTTTTACCTCCTGTGCCTGTGTTGCAACGCCTGCGCTCTTTTGGCATGGTCCCGCGCGCGTCTCTGAATCGGGGCGAGACCGCTTTGGGCTCTAAGCCGCGAGCGGGCGTACACACGAAGGCCGCAGCCAAAGCTGGCCAAACAGGGGAAGGATCGATGACAGAGGTACTCTGGGGGATTATCGCCTGCGGGGCGTTGGCGATCGTCTACGCCGTTTTCACAATCCAATCCGTGATGAAAGCCGACGCCGGCAATGCGCGCATGCAGGAGATCGCCGGCGCTATCCGTGAAGGCGCGCAGGCCTACCTCAACCGCCAGTATCAGACCATCGCCGTCGTCGGTGTCCTGATCTTTATCCTCGCGTGGGTCCTGCTCGGAGCGGCTGTCGCCGCCGGCTTCCTCCTTGGCGCCGTCCTCTCGGGCCTTGCCGGCTACATCGGCATGAACGTCTCTGTGCGCGCCAATGTCCGCACCGCTCAGGCCGCCAGCGTTTCGCTCGGCAAGGGCCTCGACATTGCTTTCAAGTCAGGTGCTGTGACCGGCCTGCTCGTTGCCGGCCTCGCACTGCTCGGCGTCTCCATCTACTATTACATCCTGACGCAAGTGTTGGGCTACGCTGCGTCCGACCGCACGGTGATTGACGCGCTCGTGGCGCTGGGGTTCGGCGCTTCGCTGATCTCGATCTTCGCCCGTCTCGGGGGCGGCATCTTCACCAAGGGCGCAGACGTCGGCGGTGATCTCGTGGGCAAGGTTGAGGCCGGTATTCCCGAGGATGATCCGCGCAACCCGGCGACGATTGCCGACAACGTCGGCGACAACGTCGGCGACTGCGCCGGCATGGCGGCCGACCTGTTCGAGACCTATGCGGTGACTGTTGTTGCCACCATGGTGCTTGCCGCCATCTTCTTCGCCGGTCAGGCCAACTTCGAGTCTCTGATGGTCTACCCGCTCGCCATCTGCGCCGCTTGCATCGTGACCTCGGTCATCGGCACCTTCTTCGTCAAGCTTGGCGCCAACAACTCGATCATGGGCGCGCTGTACAAGGGCTTCATCGCCACAGCCGTGCTGTCGATCGGCGGCCTCTGGATCGCGACCGAGTACGTGCTTGGCACCTGGGGTGAGGTCGGCACAGCAGCCGGCTTCGCGATTACGGGCCAGAACCTGTTCATCAGCGGCCTCGTCGGCCTCGCGGTGACGGGCTTTATCGTCTGGATTACCGAGTACTACACGGGCATCGGCTATCGCCCCGTGCGCTCGATCAGCCAGGCGTCCGTCACCGGCCACGGCACCAACGTGATCCAGGGTCTCGCCGTCTCGCTCGAGGCAACCGCGCTGCCGACCCTCGTCATCGTTACCGGCATCCTGGTGACCTACAACTTGGCGGGCCTCTTCGGCACCGCCATTGCCACGACGACCATGCTCGGCCTCGCTGGCGTCGTCGTTGCGCTCGACGCCTTCGGTCCCGTGACCGACAACGCAGGCGGCATTGCCGAGATGTCCGGCCTGCCGAAGGAGGTCCGCCGCTCGACCGATGCGCTTGACGCGGTCGGTAACACGACCAAGGCCGTCACCAAGGGCTACGCGATCGGCTCGGCCGGCCTCGGCGCGCTGGTGCTGTTCGCCGCCTACAACTACGACCTCCAGCACTTCATCCAGAAGGCCAACGAGGCAGGCTCGACGTCCTACCAGTTCTTCAAAGGCGTGGAGACCAACTTCGGCCTCGACAACCCATACGTCGTCGTCGGTCTGCTGCTGGGCGGTCTGATCCCGTATCTGTTCGGCGGCATCACCATGACCGCCGTTGGCCGCGCGGCGGGCTCGATCGTCGAGGAGGTGCGCCGCCAGTTCAAGGCCAAGCCCGGCATCATGAAAGGCACGGAGCGGCCGGACTATGCCCGCGCCGTCGATCTCCTGACCAAGTCGGCGATCAAAGAAATGGTCATCCCGTCTCTGCTGCCGGTGCTGTCGCCGATCGTTCTGTTCTTCGTCATTGAGGCCATCGGCGGACGCGGCGCAGCTTTCTCGGCCGTCGGCGCCATGCTGCTTGGTGTCATCGTCACCGGCCTGTTCGTCGCCATCTCGATGACCTCGGGCGGCGGCGCCTGGGACAACGCCAAGAAGGCATTCGAGGACGGCTTCGTCGACAAGGATGGCGTGAAGCACGTTAAGGGCTCGGAGGCGCACAAGGCGTCCGTGACCGGTGACACCGTCGGCGATCCTTACAAAGACACCGCCGGCCCAGCCGTCAACCCGGCCATCAAGATCACCAACATCGTGGCGCTGCTGCTGCTCGCCGTCTTGGCCCACGGCTAAGCGCGCGCACCAGGATCGCCCTGACAAGCGAAAGGCCCTGGCAATTGCCGGGGCCTTTCTTTTCCTACGATGCAGCGCGATCCTATTTTACGACACGGATGACGGCCGAGGCCGGGATGCGGCGCTGCCAGTCGAGGCGCACTCCGATGCGCTGCCGGATCGTGCCGTCCCAGTCCGTTTCGAGCCCGGCTTCGCGAAGTGCGGCGACGATCGTCCGTCCGATCGCGACGCTGTTGGCTTCGTCGCCGTCCACGTGGCCGTAGGTGAGGTAGAGGCCGTGTCCTTCGGTGGCACGATCCGTGTCCTGCGCGTGGTAGAACGTGAACCCCGACACGTCGAAGCCAGCGTTGACCGCGGCCTGGATCTCGTCTCCGATTTCGGCAAGCCCGCAGTTCTGGCAGCAGGTGAAGTCCTGCCGCGCGACGATGCCACTGCCGTTCAGCGCATCAAACGCGCGGTCAAGCCGGTCGCAGTCGGTAACCTGAGGCCACGTCGCCTGCGCTGCGAGATGCGCGGCGAAGATCTTGTCGATTTCCGTCTCGCACACGCGTTCCACCGCGGTCGGATCCGCGTCTTCGTTCTCCTCGAGGAGGTGTTCCACCGCCTCCTCGACGACCTCCGCGAATGTCCGGTCACCGCGCGCTACGAGTGGCCGCGCGAACGCCTGAACTTCCTCGATGAACGCTGCGTCGTCTTTCTCGTCCATTCCGTACTCTTCGAGCAGACGGCGCTGCGCACCGCCGCGCGGCCTCCGCTTAGTCCTCGCCGAAGATCTGCTTGGTGCCGAGGTTGCGGAACAGCTGCTTGAAGATGCCGTCCTCTTTTCCGCCCGGCGCCGGCGTCGTGCGCGACACGAAGTCGAACACCTTGCCGTCCTTGAGACCGTAGTTGGCAACCCGGTCGACGGTGGCGTTTGGCGAGAAATAGACCGCAAGCACCTGCCGATCGACCTCGTTGCCCTTCATGAAGGCGGTGCGCTTCGACGTGCTCGAGATGTAATAGTAGGCCGAGCCGTTGCCGTAGGTCGTAGTGGTGGTCGGCGTGCCGAGGATGAGTTTGACCTGCTCCTGCCCCATGCCGGGCTGTACCTGGGCGATATCGGATTCGCGGAACAGGTGGCCGTGCTTGGTGATTTGCTCGCTGCAGGCCGATATGCCGACCATGACGGCCAGCAGAACGGGCATCAGCGCACGGAGCGCCACGTCGCGGGCGCGCGTCGGCTCGCCATCTCTCCCTGGCGCATGGTGACGGCGCATGCTGCGATGACCCCCTCGGAGACTCATGAAACCCCTGTGCTCAAGTCCCGCCCTTAGCTAAAAGGAGGCCGCAAGGCAACGCCGGGATCGTCCCAATCCCCTTTCGTAAGAGGTTGAAAAACCCGCGTGCTCTCCTGGTTTAGACGCAGAGCCGAAGATCGGCGCACAGCAATCGACCTTTATGGCGCGATCGTGACCCGCGCCCGCCAGCCTGCGTTTTTTGACGTTCATGGTGTCCAGGATACCCCGGAAGGCCGCACCGCCTTGATCATCCTCGCGATGTTTCCCGTGTTGGAGCGCCTCCAGGGTGCCGGCACGGGAGAGCGTCACGCAGCGCGTCTATTGTGCGAGACGTTCATCACCGACGTCGACGATAGCCTGCGCGAGATGGGCGTCGGGGATCTGTCCGTGCCCAAAAAGGTCAAGCGCGCCGCGCAAGCGCTCGGCGAGCGGTGCCTCGCCTATAGTCGCGCCGTCGCATCCCAAGAGCCCCCTGAGGCGCTCAGCCACGAGCTCGCGATAACCATACCGGGGCTCGACTCGCGCACCAGCGGCGCCGAGGCTATCGCCCACGCAACGCTGAGCTTTAGGGCCGCCCTGCAAGGCATAGAGACCGAGAAGCTGTTGGCCGAGCCAAGCGCGTTGCCCGATTTTCCCGGCATGACCAGAGAAGAGATTGGAGGTGTCCGATGACAGCCCTTCGCGATTGGACGCACCTCGTAACGGACATCCCGGAGCGTGGCCTCAGCGAGCGCCGCCAAGCGACGGATGAGGAGCGCGTCGAGTTGGCGCGTGAACTCGATATCCCTGCTTGCGAAGCTTTGAGCGTCGCCTACGAGATCAAGGGACTCGGCAAGGGCCGCTATCGCCTCTCCGGCACGCTTGATGCCGGGATCACACAGGCGTGCGTGGTGACGCTCGAGCCGGTTCCCGCCCGGCTTTCCGAGCCGTTTTCCGTCGAGCTGGCCCCTGCTGGTGACCTTGAGGACGAGCCATCGGTCGCAGGCGATCGCGTCGTGTCCTCCATTCCGGACATCGAACCCATCGAGGACGGCCGCATCGATGTCGGCACGATCGTGTTCGGCGTCCTGTCGTCGGCGCTGCCCCCCTATCCGCGTAAAGATGGTGCCGCCTTCGATTGGGTCGACCCCAAGATCGAGGCTGGCGCGGAGGCAACCAACCCCTTCGCGGCATTGGCCAAGTTGAAACCTGGCTCTTGACCGCCCGGCCACAGGGCCTTCTTGTCCCCGGTTGCGACGCGGAAGCCTGTTGTTTCAGCGATCCAAACGGGTATTTTCCCGTCGGCTTGCCTCCGGGGGGACGGCAGCCCTATTCCTCTTTGGAGACGGGAACCTTTGTCGACAGGTTCAAGAAGGGCCACATGGCTCAGCCGCGGACATTAGCGCTCGACGCCATGGGAGGCGATCACGGCCCGGAGGTCGTGGTGCCTGGCGCTGCGATCTCGCTCGAACGCTATCCGGCGCAGAGCTTTATCTTTTTCGGAGACGAGGCGCGCATTGCGCCGGTGCTTGCTGCCCATCCTGCTCTCGCCGCTCGCTCGCGCGTCGTGCACACCAGCCAGGTCGTCTCCATGCAGGAGAAGCCGAGCCAGGCGCTGCGCCGCGGCAAGGGCTCCAGCATGTGGCTCGCACTCGAAGCCGTGCAGAAGGGCGAGGCCCACGCGGCCGTCTCGGCCGGCAATACCGGCGCCCTGATGGCAATGGCAAAGCTCATCCTGCGCCCCATGCCTGGGATCGAGCGTCCGGCCATCGCGGCTCTATGGCCCACGACAACGGCCGAATGCGTTGTGCTCGACGTGGGCGCAAACATCGGCGCCTCCGCGCGCCAGTTGACCGACTTCGCCCTCATGGGCGCCGCCATGGCGCGTGCGCTGTTCCACGTTGAGCGCCCGACGGTTGGCCTGTTGAACGTCGGCGTGGAAGAGATCAAGGGTGCCGAGGAGGTCAAGGAGGCCAACGCCCAGCTCAAGAAGGGCGAGGAACTGCCGCTCGATTATCGCGGCTTCATCGAAGGCGACGAGATCGGACAGGGCAAGGTCGACGTCGTGGTGGTCGAGGGCTTTGCCGGCAACATCGCTCTCAAGACCGCCGAGGGAACCGCCAAGCAGATTGGCTACTATCTGAAAGACGCCATGATGCGCACGACCTTATCGAAGCTGGGCGCGTTCCTTGCGCGCGGAGGCTTTCGGGTTTTGAAAGAGAAAATGGACCCGCGCCGCATTAACGGTGGCACGTTTCTTGGCCTAAACGGGCTTGCGGTCAAGAGCCACGGCGGCACCGATGCCCTGGGCTTTGCGAGCGCCGTCGATCTCGGCTACGAAATGGCGGAAAGCGGACTGATCGAGCGGCTTGCCGCCGATCTAGAGACCTTCCACCACCGGCTCGGCGCCGATACGCACTCATCGAGCTAGCGTACGGGCTCAAAAGGGGCCGCAATAAGCAGGAAAGAAGAGGCCACCTTGGCAGTCATTCGATCGGTCATCCGCGGTGTCGGCGCGTATCTGCCGAAACGCATCATGACCAACGCCGACCTCGCGAAGATCGTTGACACATCCGACGAATGGATTGTCGAGCGCAGCGGTATCCGCGAGCGCCATATTGCCGCCGACGATGAGCTGACCTCGACGCTCGGTATCGCTGCATCCCATCAGGCCCTGGTCCGCGCTGGCATCGACCCGGTTGATATCGATCTCGTTGTCTGCGCCACGGCAACTCCCGACCGTACATTCCCTTCGACTGCCGTTCGTATTCAGTCGGGGCTTGGCATTACTAAGGGTGCGGCTTTCGACGTCCAGGCGGTGTGCTCTGGCTTCGTCTACGCATTGGCCGTCGCCGACAACTTCATCAAGACGGGCCAGTCGAGCCGCGCCCTGGTAGTTGGCGCGGAGACGTTCTCGCGCATCCTCGACTGGACGGATCGCGCAACCTGCGTCCTCTTCGGCGACGGCGCCGGCGCCGTCGTGCTCGAGGCGCAGCCTCAACACGGCGCGCGCGACGATCGCGGGGTTCTGACCACGCTGATCCGCTCGGACGGCCGCTTCGAGGATCTTTTGTACGTGGATGGCGGTCCCGGCTCGACGAAAACCGTGGGCCATTTGCGCATGAACGGGCGCGAGGTATTCCGTCATGCAGTGCAAAAAATCTCCGGCGTGATCGAGGAGGCTTTGGTCGCGTCGGGGTACACCGCAGACGAGATCGATCTGTTCATTCCCCACCAGGCCAACATCCGCATTCTCGACGGCATCGCCAAGAAGCTTGGCATCGAGCAGGACAAGATCGTCAAGACGCTGGAAAAGCACGGCAACACATCGGCTGCGTCGATTCCGCTGGCTCTTAACCAAGCCTTTGAGGAACACCGTGTGCGGGAGGGTAGCCTCGTGCTGATGGAAGCCATGGGCGGTGGCTTTACATGGGGTGCTGCGCTGGCCCGCTGGTGATCTCGCAGATGCGAAATCGCACATAGGTGCGCCGCACAAATCTGCCAACTGAACGTTGCAAAACTTGCGGTTAAAGGTAGCGCTAATTCCTTGTGCGATTTCAGGCGGTTGTTGCGATCTAGCATTGACCGCGCGCTCATCCCCCGGTAGCATCAGGAACAATACCTAGCTACGGGGAGGCGTGCGTTATGAGCGGGAAAACACTGACACGTGCCGATTTGGCCGAGGCAGTGGTCCGTAAGGTCGGTCTGCCGCGAAACGAGTCTCAAGAGCTCGTTGAGCTGGTGCTGAACGAGATCTCGGACAGCTTGGCGCGTGGCGAGCAGGTGAAGCTCTCCTCATTCGGCTCTTTCGGTATCCGTCAGAAGGGCGAGCGCATCGGTCGCAATCCGAAGACTGGCAAAGAGGTGCCGATCACGCCGCGTCGTGTTCTCGTCTTCCGCCCCAGCAACATCATGAAGGACCGGATCAACTCCGGTCGCACGCGCCGCGCCAGCACCAAGGCCGCCGAGTAGTTCCCTTCATTTCGAGCATTGAGCAGCGTAGTCGGCGCTGCCGCGCGCGCAACCACGCGCACTGCGCGATGCGATGAGCACACAGACGAAAAAAGTTCTCACGCAATCGGCGCGTCGCCGCGAAAAAACCGCGAGACAACAGTGAAGCTTTGATCGGTGCTGTGTGGGAGTTCTGCACAGCGTCGAAAAAAAAGCTGTGGCCTTTCACTCGGATTGATCGAGACGGCGTGCAGTGTTGGCGGTATGCTTGTTGAAGCAAGCTGTAGCGTTGGCGTTCGCGCATCTTCACTCAGTTCGAGATGCAGAGGGGGCTCGGTTGTGCCGTCCGGCCTATCGGGCCGGCGCCGTACATCAGCGAAGCGCAGGCCGGAGCGATCCGGATCGTCGATGGCCATGGCATCGAGGGGTAACGATGAGCAAGGCAGCGGAGGCTTTTCGAACCATCAGCGAGGTCGCTGATGAGCTCGATGTGCAAAAGCACGTTCTGAGATTCTGGGAAGCGCGCTTCCCGCAGGTCCGGCCCATGAAGCGCGGTGGCGGCCGTCGCTACTATCGGCCGGAAGACATGGAGTTGCTGCGCGGCATCCGTCATCTGCTGCACGCCGAGGGCTACACCATCAAGGGTGTCCAGAAGATCCTGCGCGAGCAGGGGATTGACCACGTCAAGCAGCACGGTCGCGTCGCGGTTGAACCGCGCGCTACCACGCGCGGCGCCCGGCCGGATGCACGCGCTCTGCCGGCAAACGTTCCGGCGATCGGAGCGGCACGGCCTTCGGGTCCCGTTCCCGTCTCCTCGCGCCGCGGCGGCGCACGCGCCCGCGCAGGTGCCATCGAGCACCTCGCCGTCGTCGAGGCCGCGATCAAGGAGCTTGAGCAGTGCCGCGCGATCCTGCTGGAGACGCTCGGCAAGGCCGAGCCCGTTCGTGCCCCACGCCGCGCCCGCGCCGTTGGCGCCTAGCCGCGCAGGTCTGATCGCCCGAGACGAATCAGCTTGGGCGATCTTGGCGCTTCGACGCGTGCCACCGTCTTCTAACTTCGGCAGTTGCGCGCTAAACCACGCGCGTCT from Hyphomicrobium sp. CS1GBMeth3 includes:
- a CDS encoding MerR family transcriptional regulator, with product MSKAAEAFRTISEVADELDVQKHVLRFWEARFPQVRPMKRGGGRRYYRPEDMELLRGIRHLLHAEGYTIKGVQKILREQGIDHVKQHGRVAVEPRATTRGARPDARALPANVPAIGAARPSGPVPVSSRRGGARARAGAIEHLAVVEAAIKELEQCRAILLETLGKAEPVRAPRRARAVGA
- a CDS encoding integration host factor subunit alpha yields the protein MSGKTLTRADLAEAVVRKVGLPRNESQELVELVLNEISDSLARGEQVKLSSFGSFGIRQKGERIGRNPKTGKEVPITPRRVLVFRPSNIMKDRINSGRTRRASTKAAE
- a CDS encoding beta-ketoacyl-ACP synthase III, whose product is MAVIRSVIRGVGAYLPKRIMTNADLAKIVDTSDEWIVERSGIRERHIAADDELTSTLGIAASHQALVRAGIDPVDIDLVVCATATPDRTFPSTAVRIQSGLGITKGAAFDVQAVCSGFVYALAVADNFIKTGQSSRALVVGAETFSRILDWTDRATCVLFGDGAGAVVLEAQPQHGARDDRGVLTTLIRSDGRFEDLLYVDGGPGSTKTVGHLRMNGREVFRHAVQKISGVIEEALVASGYTADEIDLFIPHQANIRILDGIAKKLGIEQDKIVKTLEKHGNTSAASIPLALNQAFEEHRVREGSLVLMEAMGGGFTWGAALARW